Proteins co-encoded in one Dehalogenimonas sp. WBC-2 genomic window:
- the ruvB gene encoding holliday junction DNA helicase RuvB yields the protein MTERIISSKPEGDDSKLDTNLRPRSLDDFIGQDKLKDNMAVTMMAARERKEALDHVLLYGPPGLGKTTLAYIIAHGMEVNIRITAGPAIERPGDLAAILTGLQPHDVLFIDEIHRLGRTVEEILYPAMEDFALDIVIGKGPGAKSLRLKLPPFTLIGATTRYAMLSSPLRDRFGAVYRLDFYTDEDIEAILRRSAAILGVQADSAGLKEIACRARGTPRVANRLLRRVRDYAQVRGNGIIDREIAVVALGRLEVDVVGLDNIDHQLLKAIIEKFSGGPVGLETLAAAISEDSDTIMDIYEPYLMQLGFLERTPRGRVATRRAYEHLGLPFPKSRMLADEPPQATLI from the coding sequence ATGACTGAACGTATCATCTCCAGCAAGCCGGAAGGCGATGATTCCAAGCTGGACACCAACCTCCGGCCGCGGTCGCTCGATGATTTTATCGGCCAGGACAAGCTTAAGGACAACATGGCCGTAACCATGATGGCCGCCCGGGAGCGTAAAGAGGCGCTGGATCACGTCCTCCTCTACGGTCCGCCCGGCCTGGGCAAGACCACCCTGGCCTACATCATCGCTCATGGCATGGAGGTCAATATCCGCATCACCGCCGGCCCGGCCATCGAGCGCCCGGGCGACCTGGCCGCCATCCTCACCGGCCTCCAGCCCCACGATGTTCTTTTTATTGATGAGATCCACCGTCTCGGCCGCACTGTGGAGGAGATACTCTACCCGGCCATGGAGGATTTCGCTTTAGATATCGTTATCGGCAAGGGCCCCGGCGCCAAGAGTTTGCGTCTGAAACTGCCGCCATTCACCCTCATCGGCGCTACCACCCGCTATGCCATGCTGTCTTCGCCTCTGCGAGACCGCTTCGGTGCCGTTTACCGGTTGGATTTTTATACCGACGAGGACATAGAGGCCATTCTGCGCCGCTCCGCGGCCATCCTCGGCGTTCAGGCCGATAGCGCCGGTCTCAAAGAGATAGCCTGCCGTGCCCGCGGTACGCCCCGCGTTGCCAACCGGTTGCTCCGGCGAGTACGGGATTACGCCCAGGTCAGGGGTAACGGCATAATTGATCGTGAAATCGCCGTCGTTGCCTTGGGCCGCCTTGAGGTGGACGTTGTTGGCCTTGATAATATTGACCACCAGTTGCTCAAGGCCATCATTGAGAAATTCTCCGGTGGTCCGGTCGGCCTGGAGACACTGGCCGCCGCCATCTCCGAGGATTCTGACACCATCATGGACATCTACGAGCCCTACCTCATGCAGCTAGGTTTCCTGGAACGCACCCCTCGCGGCCGCGTCGCCACCCGTCGTGCCTATGAACACCTCGGCCTGCCTTTTCCCAAGTCCCGCATGCTCGCTGACGAACCCCCGCAAGCCACCCTTATTTAG
- the grpB gene encoding glutamate-rich GrpB — protein MTNEELWRLFPIILSEHKPEWQDSYQKEKTLLEQYIGKRNIIRINHIGSTAVTGLIAKPTIDILAEIEDNADTQRLISNMESCGYLYKEQPKNPAPHMMFLKGYTPDGFKGQAFHVHVRFKGDWDELHFRDYLLAHPDAAENYGKLKLDLQKKYEHDRDGYTNAKTDFIMRITSSARVETEVKHF, from the coding sequence ATGACAAACGAGGAACTCTGGCGGTTGTTCCCTATCATTCTGAGTGAGCATAAGCCTGAATGGCAAGACAGCTACCAAAAGGAAAAGACCCTGTTGGAGCAGTATATCGGTAAGCGAAATATCATCAGGATAAACCACATCGGCAGCACGGCTGTGACCGGTTTGATCGCCAAACCGACGATCGATATCCTGGCCGAGATCGAAGATAATGCCGACACCCAAAGGTTGATATCAAACATGGAATCATGCGGGTACCTGTATAAAGAACAACCGAAGAATCCGGCGCCTCACATGATGTTCCTGAAAGGCTACACCCCGGATGGTTTCAAGGGACAGGCTTTTCATGTCCATGTACGGTTCAAGGGCGATTGGGATGAACTGCATTTCAGAGATTATCTTCTGGCTCACCCAGATGCCGCTGAGAATTACGGCAAATTGAAACTGGACCTGCAGAAGAAGTACGAGCATGACCGGGATGGCTACACAAATGCCAAAACTGATTTCATAATGCGAATTACATCGTCAGCGCGAGTTGAGACAGAGGTTAAACATTTCTGA
- a CDS encoding UDP-galactose-lipid carrier transferase codes for MSIYLKRLIKTGTIEMKYSQMFRVKPGSTVKLSDVDSDFTTDDKEFAEDKVKEYTKDLRDMQYRLYAEDKRSVLICLQGMDAAGKDGTIKHVLGTMNLLGTRVCGFKVPSLEEAAHDFLWRIEKQVPARGEVVIFNRSHYEDVLVVRVHKSVPKEIWQGRYALINGFEKNLTANNTHILKFFLHISPDEQLKRYRQRLDDPTRQWKISEADYTERAYWKEYQQAYEDALSKTSTARAPWYIIPSDHKWFRNLAVSEIVLETFKALGMKYPEPQLDIEEIRRRYHQAEDDGLI; via the coding sequence GTGTCAATATATTTAAAGAGACTGATAAAAACGGGGACGATTGAAATGAAATACAGCCAGATGTTCAGAGTCAAACCAGGCAGCACTGTAAAGCTGAGCGACGTTGACTCTGACTTTACTACTGATGATAAGGAATTTGCCGAAGATAAGGTCAAGGAATACACCAAGGACCTGCGCGACATGCAATACCGCCTGTACGCCGAAGACAAAAGGTCAGTGCTCATATGTTTGCAAGGCATGGACGCGGCAGGCAAAGACGGAACAATCAAGCATGTCCTGGGAACCATGAACCTCCTGGGTACCAGAGTCTGCGGTTTCAAAGTCCCCAGCCTGGAGGAAGCCGCCCATGATTTCCTGTGGCGCATCGAAAAACAAGTCCCTGCCAGAGGCGAGGTAGTGATCTTCAACCGTTCCCATTACGAAGACGTCCTGGTAGTAAGAGTCCACAAAAGCGTGCCCAAAGAAATCTGGCAAGGCCGCTACGCGCTGATCAACGGCTTCGAGAAAAACCTGACCGCCAACAACACGCATATTTTAAAATTCTTCCTGCACATCAGCCCTGACGAACAGCTCAAACGCTACCGGCAGCGGCTCGATGACCCGACACGGCAATGGAAAATAAGCGAGGCGGATTATACCGAAAGAGCCTATTGGAAGGAATACCAACAGGCCTATGAAGACGCCCTCAGCAAAACCAGCACCGCCCGCGCGCCTTGGTATATCATCCCGTCAGATCACAAATGGTTCCGGAACCTGGCGGTGAGTGAAATTGTGCTGGAGACTTTCAAAGCACTGGGGATGAAATATCCCGAACCGCAGCTTGATATTGAAGAGATCAGGCGCAGATATCATCAGGCGGAAGATGATGGGCTTATTTAA
- a CDS encoding ribosomal RNA large subunit methyltransferase N: MKSLGESASAADRLFRYIHRDAAASFNEMEDFSSSFRSKLGEVAVLDILQPVAETVSADSQTRKTLFRLEDGKTIESALMLFRNSATGRERRTVCVSTQVGCALGCPYCATGQQGFERNLSAAEIIGQVLYFARTFGTMTLEQEVGNNRNRVTHVVFMGMGEPLANYDNVVRAIAILNSQKGMGLGFHQVTLSTAGLVPQIARLADEKFQFQLAVSLHAAADELRISLVPVNQKYPLDQLIPACREYAVRSGRKVFIEYALFEGVNDSVGQADALIKLLEGLSCSINLIVGNPTCSDGFQPSSREKALAFQKKLIAGGIRTMLRVSRGSDIEAGCGQLRSRWLGT; encoded by the coding sequence GTGAAAAGCCTCGGCGAAAGCGCCTCCGCCGCTGACCGGCTTTTCAGATACATCCATCGCGATGCCGCCGCCTCATTTAATGAGATGGAAGATTTTTCTTCATCATTCAGGAGCAAATTGGGTGAAGTAGCCGTTTTGGACATTCTCCAACCCGTCGCCGAGACTGTTTCGGCGGATTCCCAGACTCGGAAAACCCTTTTTCGTCTGGAAGACGGCAAGACTATAGAGTCCGCGCTGATGCTCTTCCGCAACTCTGCAACTGGCCGGGAGCGCCGCACCGTGTGTGTTTCCACCCAGGTCGGTTGCGCCCTCGGTTGTCCTTACTGCGCCACTGGCCAGCAGGGCTTTGAACGTAACCTGTCTGCGGCGGAGATTATCGGCCAGGTCTTGTATTTCGCTCGGACATTCGGCACCATGACGCTGGAACAGGAAGTCGGAAATAACAGAAACCGGGTAACTCACGTCGTTTTCATGGGCATGGGTGAGCCTTTAGCTAATTATGACAACGTTGTCAGGGCTATCGCCATCCTTAACTCGCAGAAGGGGATGGGGTTGGGTTTTCACCAGGTGACGCTTTCGACCGCGGGTTTAGTACCTCAGATAGCTCGACTTGCAGACGAGAAATTCCAGTTTCAGCTGGCTGTTTCTCTCCACGCCGCCGCTGATGAACTCCGCATCAGTCTGGTTCCGGTAAACCAAAAATATCCGCTGGACCAATTGATTCCCGCTTGTCGGGAATACGCTGTCAGAAGCGGCCGGAAAGTGTTCATTGAATATGCCCTTTTTGAAGGTGTGAATGATTCAGTGGGTCAGGCGGATGCCCTTATAAAATTATTGGAAGGTCTTTCTTGTTCTATCAATCTGATCGTCGGTAATCCCACCTGCTCGGATGGTTTTCAACCGTCATCAAGGGAGAAAGCGCTGGCTTTTCAGAAAAAGCTGATTGCAGGCGGCATAAGAACGATGCTGCGGGTGTCGCGCGGTTCCGATATCGAGGCCGGTTGTGGGCAGTTACGGAGCCGCTGGCTCGGGACCTGA
- a CDS encoding DNA-directed RNA polymerase beta subunit, which produces MNEVIDFDAIRISLASPDQIKSWSYGEVTKPETINYRTLKPERDGLFCERIFGPTKDFECSCGKYKRICYKGIICDKCGVEVARAKVRRERMGHIDLACPVGHIWFTRGIPSRIGLLLDLSTRSLERIIYFSHFVITTVNEAARQQAVDALEQGRRQEMDDRETDLNTQVAELEADGADIEKVNMLRRDFETGSAESEEQTASLVDQLRELRKGNLLNESQFYDLKTRYPEVFDGKMGAEAILDLLRSIDLGEMRNRLVQESRSTSGQRRKKASKQLQLVEAFRRSGNKPEWMVLTVLPVLPPDLRPMVQLDGGRFATSDLNDLYRRVINRNNRLQHLLEIGAPDIIIRNEKRMLQEAVDSLIDNGRRGRSVAVSGDHKAKSISDLLRGKQGRFRQNLLGKRVDYSGRSVIVVGPELKLHQCGLPRRMALELFKPFVMHRLVTDGLAPNIKSARRLVERARPEVYDILEDVVKDRPVLLNRAPTLHRLSIQAFEPVLIDGSAIRIHPLVCSAFNADFDGDQMAVHLPLSRAAVKEAREAMLSIHNMLLPSSGDPVVTPSLDMVFGCYYLTTVRAGLKGEGKRFGNYEEAKRYFDLDLIDLRAEIEVRTPEGEKIKTSVGRIIFNEALPDVMPFFNKAVDKSTIRRLIGECKRLVSDEVMAESLDHIKELGFRFATRSGITIAMTDIAVPAAKPAIIAAAEADTTVIEQQYSQGLITDDERYSGVIEVWMRTTDRIGEAISKSLDTTGNVYMMANSGAKGNISQIRQMAGMRGLMTNPSGKIIDFPIKSSLREGLSTIEYFISTHGARKGLADTALRTSGSGYLTRRLIDVTQDLIVYEEDCGTMDGLWIEEPKEKGILPPLSERISGRLAAMPVANPQTGEIMLDRDGEIDDIKAREITAAGVTGVYVRSPMTCGSRRGICQKCYWRDLGRGKSVETYTAVGILAAQSIGEPGTQLTLRTFHTGGVVGTDITTGLPRVEELFEARPPKAQAIISEIDGVAEIKESDAGRSVRILARETYQDEYDLPDGWHLEVNEGQPVDMGSVLATAPETGKESAHLTHGEGVLVARVGGRVSVEGQHLVIKYEDLDEREYAVPAATHIQVRDGDEVKAGQKLTDGSINPQDILSVLGREAVQRYLVEEVQKVYFSQGVHINDKHIEVIVRQMMNRVRIDTSGDTDLVPGELVDKFRYEEINAQILAEGGEPATAHTVLLGITRASLSTESWLAAASFQETTRVLTDAAIHGKKDKLAGLKENVIIGKLIPAQCQSCRDATSERAAELEASKVVHLEQLEQPVL; this is translated from the coding sequence ATGAATGAAGTCATTGATTTTGATGCCATCCGGATCTCACTGGCTTCACCGGATCAGATAAAAAGCTGGTCTTATGGTGAAGTCACCAAACCCGAAACTATAAACTACCGCACTCTTAAACCAGAGCGCGACGGCCTTTTTTGTGAGCGCATTTTCGGCCCCACCAAGGATTTTGAGTGCTCCTGCGGTAAATACAAGCGCATCTGCTACAAGGGTATCATCTGTGATAAGTGCGGCGTGGAAGTGGCCCGGGCCAAGGTCCGCCGCGAGCGCATGGGGCACATTGACCTGGCCTGCCCGGTAGGCCATATCTGGTTCACCCGCGGCATTCCCAGCCGCATCGGCCTGCTACTGGATCTGTCTACCCGCAGCCTGGAGCGTATTATCTATTTCTCGCATTTTGTCATCACCACCGTTAATGAAGCTGCCCGGCAGCAGGCGGTTGATGCGCTGGAGCAGGGCCGCCGTCAGGAAATGGATGACCGTGAAACCGATTTAAACACACAGGTGGCTGAACTGGAGGCGGACGGCGCCGACATTGAAAAGGTAAATATGCTCCGACGGGATTTTGAGACCGGGAGTGCTGAAAGTGAAGAACAGACTGCCAGCCTTGTTGACCAGTTGCGTGAACTGCGCAAGGGCAATCTGCTCAATGAAAGCCAGTTCTATGACCTTAAAACCCGCTATCCAGAGGTATTCGACGGCAAGATGGGCGCTGAGGCCATTCTGGATCTGTTGCGCTCAATTGACCTGGGTGAGATGCGCAACCGGCTGGTGCAGGAATCCCGCTCCACTTCCGGGCAACGCCGAAAGAAGGCCAGCAAGCAGCTTCAGCTGGTTGAAGCCTTCCGCCGCAGTGGCAACAAGCCGGAGTGGATGGTGCTTACCGTTCTTCCGGTACTGCCGCCTGACCTCCGTCCCATGGTGCAGCTTGATGGCGGGCGCTTCGCCACCTCTGATCTGAATGATCTCTACCGCCGTGTCATCAACCGCAATAATCGGTTGCAGCATCTTTTGGAGATTGGTGCGCCGGATATCATTATCCGTAATGAAAAACGCATGCTTCAGGAAGCGGTAGATTCACTCATTGACAATGGCCGCCGCGGCCGTAGCGTGGCTGTTTCCGGCGATCATAAAGCCAAGTCTATTTCTGATCTGTTGCGGGGCAAGCAGGGGCGGTTCCGCCAGAATCTGCTGGGCAAGCGGGTAGATTATTCCGGCCGTTCCGTCATTGTTGTCGGTCCGGAGCTTAAATTACACCAATGCGGCCTGCCGCGGCGCATGGCGCTGGAACTCTTTAAACCTTTCGTCATGCACCGTCTGGTCACCGACGGGCTGGCGCCCAACATTAAAAGCGCCCGCCGGCTGGTGGAGCGCGCCCGGCCTGAGGTCTATGACATCCTGGAAGATGTGGTAAAAGACCGTCCGGTGCTGCTCAACCGCGCCCCGACGCTGCATCGCCTTTCCATCCAGGCCTTTGAGCCGGTGCTGATTGATGGTTCGGCTATCCGCATCCATCCGCTGGTCTGTTCCGCCTTTAACGCGGACTTTGATGGTGACCAGATGGCCGTCCACCTGCCGCTGTCCCGCGCCGCCGTCAAGGAAGCCCGGGAAGCGATGCTGTCCATTCATAATATGTTATTGCCCTCTTCCGGCGATCCGGTGGTCACCCCCAGCCTGGACATGGTCTTTGGCTGCTACTACCTGACCACGGTACGCGCCGGGCTTAAAGGTGAGGGTAAGCGCTTTGGTAACTATGAAGAGGCCAAGCGTTACTTTGACCTGGATCTGATTGATCTCCGGGCTGAGATTGAAGTGCGTACTCCGGAAGGTGAAAAGATTAAGACCAGCGTCGGCCGCATCATCTTCAATGAAGCGCTGCCGGATGTGATGCCTTTCTTCAATAAGGCGGTGGATAAATCCACCATCCGCAGGCTGATTGGCGAATGCAAACGGTTGGTCAGTGATGAGGTCATGGCTGAGTCGCTGGATCACATCAAAGAACTCGGCTTCCGTTTCGCAACCCGTTCCGGTATCACTATTGCCATGACTGATATTGCTGTGCCTGCCGCCAAGCCGGCTATCATCGCCGCCGCCGAGGCCGACACCACCGTCATTGAGCAGCAATATAGTCAGGGTCTGATCACCGATGATGAGCGTTACTCCGGCGTCATTGAGGTTTGGATGCGTACCACCGACCGCATCGGTGAAGCTATTTCCAAATCCTTGGACACCACCGGCAACGTTTACATGATGGCCAACTCCGGCGCAAAGGGTAATATCTCTCAGATCCGCCAGATGGCCGGTATGCGTGGCTTGATGACTAACCCTTCAGGTAAGATCATTGACTTCCCGATCAAGTCCAGCCTGCGTGAAGGCCTGTCGACAATTGAATATTTTATTTCCACCCACGGCGCCCGCAAGGGTCTGGCCGATACGGCGCTGCGTACCTCCGGTTCCGGTTATCTGACCCGTCGTCTCATCGATGTGACTCAGGACCTTATCGTCTATGAAGAGGACTGCGGCACCATGGACGGGTTATGGATTGAAGAACCCAAGGAGAAGGGTATCCTGCCGCCTCTGTCGGAGCGTATCTCTGGACGTCTGGCTGCCATGCCGGTGGCCAACCCGCAAACCGGAGAGATCATGCTTGACCGCGACGGCGAGATTGACGATATAAAAGCCAGGGAGATAACCGCCGCTGGCGTTACCGGTGTTTATGTCCGCTCCCCCATGACCTGCGGCTCGCGCCGCGGCATCTGTCAGAAGTGTTACTGGCGTGACCTTGGCCGCGGTAAGTCAGTTGAAACCTACACTGCGGTCGGCATCCTGGCTGCCCAGAGTATCGGTGAACCCGGCACTCAGTTGACGCTGCGCACCTTCCACACCGGCGGTGTGGTCGGCACAGACATCACTACTGGTTTGCCGCGTGTAGAAGAACTCTTTGAAGCCCGGCCGCCCAAGGCCCAGGCTATCATCTCTGAGATAGATGGCGTCGCTGAGATCAAAGAAAGCGATGCAGGCCGTAGCGTGCGCATTCTGGCGCGGGAAACCTATCAGGACGAATATGACCTGCCGGATGGCTGGCACCTGGAAGTGAACGAAGGCCAGCCGGTGGACATGGGCTCTGTTTTGGCCACTGCCCCTGAAACGGGCAAAGAATCCGCTCACCTCACCCATGGTGAAGGTGTGCTGGTGGCCAGAGTCGGCGGGCGTGTCAGTGTTGAAGGCCAGCACCTGGTCATCAAATACGAGGACCTTGATGAGCGTGAGTATGCGGTACCCGCAGCCACCCACATCCAGGTACGCGACGGTGATGAGGTAAAGGCCGGTCAGAAACTGACCGACGGCTCCATCAACCCGCAGGACATCCTGTCTGTCCTGGGTCGTGAGGCCGTTCAACGCTACCTGGTGGAGGAAGTTCAGAAAGTGTACTTCTCCCAGGGTGTTCATATCAATGACAAACATATTGAAGTAATTGTGCGCCAGATGATGAATCGGGTGCGTATCGATACCTCAGGCGATACCGATCTGGTGCCCGGCGAACTGGTAGATAAGTTCCGCTATGAAGAGATCAATGCCCAGATACTGGCCGAAGGCGGCGAACCCGCCACGGCGCATACCGTCCTCCTGGGTATCACCCGCGCCAGCCTGTCTACTGAAAGCTGGCTGGCCGCTGCCTCCTTCCAGGAGACGACCCGTGTCCTCACTGACGCCGCCATTCACGGCAAGAAGGACAAACTGGCCGGGCTCAAGGAGAATGTCATCATCGGCAAGCTGATACCGGCACAGTGCCAATCCTGCCGTGATGCCACCAGTGAGAGAGCCGCTGAGTTGGAAGCTTCCAAAGTTGTTCATCTGGAACAGTTGGAACAACCGGTTCTTTAG